A stretch of the Bacillus sp. B-jedd genome encodes the following:
- the glcD gene encoding glycolate oxidase subunit GlcD — MLVQSSKTKIGEDIKKKFIAVVSPVNYEDSQTSRLVYSYDSTPNFQAMPDAVISPRNTQEVSEVIKICDEHKIPIVPRGSGTNLCGGTCPVEGGIVLLFKHMNKILELDESNLTITVQPGVITSEIIAAVEPKGLFYPPDPGSMKISTIGGNINENAGGLRGLKYGVTRDYVIGLEAVLPNGDIIRTGGKLAKDVAGYDFTRLFVGSEGTLCIITEAILKLLPLPETKKTALALYEDLESAARSVSKIIANKIIPTTLEFLDQETVRVVEDYVKIGLPTDAKAVLLIEQDGPPEVVERDMQKISEICIQEHAFSVQVAKTEQEAEALRTARRTALSALARLAPTTILEDATVPRSEIARMVKSINEIAEKYKVKICTFGHAGDGNLHPTCPTDIRNKEEMERVEKAFEEIFERAIELGGTITGEHGVGIMKAPYLELKLGKEGVAAMRAVKASLDPNNIMNPGKIFAKDNRKRVVVSK, encoded by the coding sequence ATGCTCGTTCAATCTTCAAAAACTAAAATTGGGGAAGACATAAAGAAAAAGTTCATTGCTGTTGTTTCACCCGTGAACTATGAAGATTCACAGACAAGCAGGCTTGTCTATTCTTATGATTCAACCCCGAATTTCCAGGCTATGCCCGATGCGGTCATCAGCCCCAGGAATACTCAAGAAGTATCCGAAGTCATTAAAATTTGCGATGAACATAAAATTCCTATCGTGCCAAGAGGTTCAGGCACGAACCTCTGCGGCGGGACATGCCCGGTTGAGGGTGGTATTGTCCTTTTATTCAAACATATGAATAAAATTCTTGAACTGGATGAATCGAACTTGACCATCACAGTCCAGCCGGGAGTCATCACAAGCGAAATTATTGCCGCCGTGGAACCGAAAGGCTTATTTTACCCCCCTGATCCCGGTTCGATGAAAATTTCTACTATCGGCGGAAATATTAATGAAAATGCAGGCGGATTGAGAGGCCTGAAATACGGCGTAACGAGGGATTATGTCATTGGGCTGGAAGCAGTATTGCCAAATGGCGATATTATCCGTACCGGAGGCAAGCTTGCGAAGGATGTGGCCGGTTACGATTTCACACGCTTGTTTGTTGGTTCCGAAGGTACTTTATGTATCATCACTGAGGCGATCCTGAAGCTTCTTCCCCTTCCGGAAACGAAAAAAACCGCGCTTGCGCTATACGAGGATCTCGAGTCTGCGGCCCGGTCCGTTTCGAAAATCATTGCCAATAAAATCATTCCAACTACACTGGAATTCCTCGATCAGGAAACTGTCAGGGTCGTTGAAGATTATGTCAAAATCGGCCTCCCGACGGACGCAAAAGCCGTCCTTTTAATTGAACAGGACGGTCCACCGGAAGTGGTTGAAAGGGATATGCAGAAAATCAGCGAAATTTGTATACAGGAACATGCCTTCTCAGTCCAGGTTGCGAAAACGGAACAGGAAGCCGAGGCACTGAGGACGGCTAGAAGGACCGCGTTATCCGCGCTGGCGAGACTAGCGCCGACAACTATACTTGAAGACGCGACCGTGCCGCGCTCTGAAATTGCCAGGATGGTAAAATCAATCAATGAGATAGCCGAAAAGTACAAAGTGAAAATTTGTACGTTCGGCCATGCGGGTGATGGGAATCTCCACCCGACCTGCCCAACCGACATCCGAAATAAAGAAGAAATGGAACGGGTTGAAAAAGCGTTCGAAGAGATTTTTGAAAGGGCCATTGAACTTGGAGGCACGATTACTGGCGAACACGGGGTTGGCATCATGAAGGCCCCTTATCTGGAGTTGAAGCTCGGGAAAGAGGGAGTTGCCGCAATGAGAGCTGTCAAAGCGTCACTTGATCCCAATAATATTATGAATCCGGGTAAGATTTTTGCGAAAGACAATAGGAAGCGTGTGGTGGTTTCAAAATGA
- a CDS encoding CdaR family transcriptional regulator — translation MLNPELAEKIVNEVRKLIVENVIVVNTEGTIIASTDPSRVGAFHEGALIAADEQRKLIITKEDEQKLAGVKEGINFPVFFQNDVIGIVGITGDPSTVTPFGEIIRKMTELLISENHYSSQFDWQSRAIEAFVMDWLQSSELNGSLADRARLLGISLELERRLAILEFRDMSAPLSREIWSSILINRYLLCTDLITRWGNNRIVLLLDATAGHSQAFVERKLQDFCTYLQSLTGFVTFAGVGQAVAPTGLYDSYSQAGRALNISGPDRPIVFDEDLTLEMILDSLNNNLKKEFISRTIGPLLDDQDLLDTLREFLLQNQSMKQAASSLHIHINTLHYRLKKIEELTGLATGKTADLAALYLAMTLLDKHTKNTAF, via the coding sequence TTGTTAAATCCGGAACTTGCCGAGAAAATCGTTAATGAGGTTAGAAAATTGATAGTCGAAAATGTCATTGTCGTAAATACAGAAGGAACCATTATCGCCAGTACGGATCCCTCCAGGGTTGGGGCATTCCATGAAGGAGCTTTGATTGCAGCAGATGAGCAAAGGAAGCTAATTATTACAAAGGAAGATGAACAGAAATTGGCTGGCGTCAAAGAGGGAATCAACTTCCCGGTTTTTTTTCAAAATGATGTAATTGGAATCGTCGGTATAACCGGCGACCCATCCACCGTCACTCCCTTTGGGGAAATTATCAGGAAAATGACTGAACTGTTAATAAGCGAAAATCATTACTCAAGCCAATTTGATTGGCAGTCACGTGCAATTGAAGCCTTTGTCATGGATTGGCTGCAATCCTCCGAACTCAATGGTTCTCTGGCCGACAGGGCTAGGCTGCTAGGCATCAGCCTTGAATTGGAGCGTAGACTGGCGATATTGGAATTCAGGGACATGTCCGCTCCGCTGTCACGGGAAATTTGGTCAAGCATTTTAATAAACCGCTACTTATTGTGCACTGATCTAATAACCCGCTGGGGGAATAACAGAATAGTTTTGCTGCTCGATGCCACCGCCGGACATTCGCAAGCATTCGTTGAGCGAAAGCTACAGGATTTTTGTACTTACCTCCAAAGCCTGACCGGTTTTGTCACATTTGCTGGAGTAGGACAGGCGGTTGCCCCAACAGGCCTTTACGATTCCTACAGCCAGGCTGGCCGAGCTCTCAATATATCTGGACCTGATAGGCCAATTGTTTTTGATGAAGATTTGACCTTGGAAATGATCCTCGATAGTCTTAATAACAATTTGAAAAAAGAGTTCATCAGCAGGACGATTGGCCCCTTATTGGACGACCAAGATTTGCTTGATACCTTAAGGGAATTCCTTTTGCAAAATCAATCCATGAAACAGGCAGCTTCAAGCCTGCATATACATATAAATACCCTTCATTACCGGCTTAAAAAAATTGAAGAACTGACAGGGCTGGCCACAGGAAAAACAGCAGACTTGGCAGCATTGTATTTGGCGATGACCTTATTGGATAAACACACAAAAAACACTGCTTTCTGA
- a CDS encoding DUF3905 domain-containing protein: protein MEGKKENLKRLEVDGTLPHQINAPDFKETGIDMEAPYINEFGVVIGDSQYSSPDSPLENWSADTDPAIMSGGQWVHPTNDIGWNTAENRDLLEKKRKPKAVPFMHPQIDSSKSTD from the coding sequence ATGGAAGGAAAGAAAGAAAATTTAAAGAGGCTTGAGGTGGATGGAACATTGCCCCACCAAATTAATGCTCCTGACTTCAAGGAAACGGGAATTGATATGGAGGCTCCCTATATTAACGAGTTTGGCGTAGTTATTGGCGACAGCCAATATTCCTCGCCAGATTCCCCGCTGGAAAATTGGTCAGCTGACACAGATCCCGCTATTATGTCTGGTGGCCAGTGGGTTCATCCGACCAATGACATCGGCTGGAATACAGCGGAAAATCGTGATTTGCTCGAAAAAAAAAGGAAACCAAAAGCAGTTCCCTTCATGCATCCCCAAATAGATAGTTCAAAAAGCACTGACTGA
- a CDS encoding B12-binding domain-containing radical SAM protein, which translates to MKIICSTLNAKYIHTNLAIRYLKAYAEPEFPIELAEYTIKDPAMNIVSDLISKKPDVIGFSCYIWNIEETIKVVSMIKKIDSSIIIILGGPEVSYDTAEWLERLPFVDVIITGEGEASFKLLLEKLKTGAPDLSTVPGAAYRHEGRVKINLQSGKLDLKTIPSPYRFPEDAAHLGKRVTYIETSRGCPFSCQFCLSSIEVGVRYFDKEKIKEDIRYLMENGAKTIKFVDRTFNISRSYAMDMFRFLIDEHLPGTVFQFEITADIMRPEVIDFLNREAPAGLFRFEIGVQSTNDYTNELVMRKQNFEKLKRTVTMVKDGGKIDQHLDLIAGLPEENYHSFRKTFNDVFEMRPEELQLGFLKMLRGTGLRIRAAEHDYIYMDQAPYEILGNNVLPFEDIIRIKQVEDVLEKYWNSHRMDAVIEYLVMQEFASPFDFFQEFGAYWDQKGWARIGHQLEDLFRRLDSFLAFRGLKNLEAARGLMMFDYLSRHKYSPRKPWWEKRFDKKDRSSLYQEVLANPAKAGNAFAQLGLSEKDLYKHTLIEPLSFDLLKYLEDGKIENTASAMVVYYDPAGNGPLISSFVL; encoded by the coding sequence ATGAAAATCATTTGTTCAACTCTGAACGCGAAATATATTCACACCAATCTCGCTATCCGTTACCTAAAGGCATACGCGGAACCGGAATTCCCAATCGAACTAGCAGAATATACAATAAAAGATCCGGCGATGAATATTGTATCCGACCTGATTTCAAAAAAGCCTGACGTAATCGGCTTCAGTTGCTACATTTGGAATATAGAGGAAACGATTAAGGTGGTATCGATGATCAAGAAAATAGATTCATCGATTATCATAATCCTTGGCGGGCCTGAGGTTAGCTATGATACCGCCGAATGGCTGGAACGTTTACCCTTTGTGGACGTAATCATTACGGGTGAGGGTGAGGCTTCCTTCAAGCTTCTTCTTGAAAAGCTGAAGACCGGCGCTCCGGATTTGAGCACGGTACCTGGTGCAGCTTACAGGCATGAAGGAAGAGTGAAAATAAATCTTCAGTCAGGAAAATTGGATTTAAAAACAATTCCTTCCCCCTACCGTTTCCCTGAAGATGCCGCGCATCTTGGCAAGAGGGTAACTTATATAGAAACAAGCCGGGGCTGTCCTTTTAGCTGCCAATTCTGCCTTTCTTCCATTGAAGTAGGCGTTCGTTATTTTGACAAGGAAAAAATTAAAGAGGATATCCGTTATTTAATGGAAAATGGCGCAAAAACAATTAAATTTGTCGACCGGACCTTCAATATCAGCAGGAGCTACGCAATGGACATGTTCCGTTTTCTTATTGATGAGCATCTGCCAGGTACTGTTTTTCAATTTGAGATTACGGCCGATATTATGCGTCCGGAGGTCATTGACTTCTTGAACAGAGAAGCGCCTGCGGGGCTGTTCCGTTTCGAGATCGGTGTTCAATCAACTAATGATTATACGAATGAACTTGTCATGAGGAAACAGAATTTTGAAAAGCTGAAGCGGACCGTAACAATGGTCAAGGATGGCGGCAAAATCGACCAGCATCTCGACTTGATTGCCGGCCTGCCAGAGGAAAACTATCATTCCTTCCGGAAAACGTTCAATGATGTTTTTGAAATGAGGCCTGAGGAATTGCAGCTTGGCTTTTTGAAAATGCTGCGGGGAACCGGCTTAAGGATTAGGGCCGCGGAACATGATTATATCTATATGGACCAGGCGCCTTACGAAATCCTCGGTAACAATGTCCTTCCTTTTGAAGATATCATCCGGATTAAACAAGTGGAGGATGTACTGGAGAAATACTGGAACAGCCATCGGATGGATGCGGTGATTGAATATCTGGTCATGCAGGAATTTGCTTCGCCATTTGATTTCTTTCAGGAATTCGGGGCTTACTGGGATCAAAAGGGCTGGGCGAGAATTGGCCATCAGCTAGAAGATTTGTTCAGGCGCCTCGATTCTTTCCTTGCTTTCAGGGGGCTGAAAAACCTTGAGGCAGCCAGAGGGCTGATGATGTTTGATTACTTGTCGCGTCATAAATATAGCCCGCGAAAGCCATGGTGGGAAAAAAGGTTTGATAAAAAGGACCGCAGCAGCCTTTATCAGGAAGTGCTCGCCAATCCTGCCAAGGCGGGTAATGCTTTTGCGCAGCTCGGTTTGTCTGAAAAAGACCTTTACAAGCATACCCTGATTGAACCACTCTCTTTTGATTTGCTGAAATACCTGGAGGATGGGAAGATTGAAAATACCGCTTCGGCAATGGTTGTGTATTATGACCCCGCCGGGAACGGCCCACTCATCAGTTCATTTGTGCTTTAA
- a CDS encoding acyltransferase family protein, with the protein MKKRNYYFDNAKFILIFLVVFGHLLRAFIEDNEVFFALYKAIYTFHMPAFILVSGFFAKGFTEKGYVVKIAKKLILPYIIFQVIYSVFYYYLFQKPALTIDPFNPQWSLWFLVSMFFWNLLLIPFTKLKPAAALSIAFAIGLAVGYLDWVSNYLSLSRTFVFFPLFLAGYYMKKEVFYSMFTVRKRLLAASIFLLVFAGFYLFPDMQYQWLLGSKPYEAMGVASVWAMFKRLGIYALSFIMVLSFFAFVPRKQYFFTTLGKNTLYVYLLHGFFVRVFRESDIASYFDRTERIILLAGISLIIVFALSSRLITSFTQPLIELKASRTRKLLDRLAGGLSPGQERN; encoded by the coding sequence ATGAAAAAACGAAATTACTACTTTGATAACGCAAAATTTATTCTGATTTTTTTAGTTGTTTTCGGTCATTTGTTAAGGGCATTCATTGAGGATAATGAAGTGTTTTTCGCCCTTTACAAAGCTATTTACACTTTTCACATGCCCGCTTTCATCTTGGTTTCCGGTTTTTTTGCAAAAGGATTCACTGAAAAGGGCTATGTAGTGAAAATCGCGAAAAAATTGATTCTGCCATATATTATTTTTCAGGTAATTTATTCAGTTTTTTATTATTACCTGTTCCAAAAGCCGGCTCTCACCATTGATCCATTCAACCCGCAATGGTCGTTATGGTTCCTTGTCAGCATGTTCTTCTGGAACTTGCTGCTCATTCCCTTTACAAAGCTTAAACCGGCGGCAGCATTATCGATTGCTTTTGCCATTGGTCTCGCAGTTGGCTACTTGGATTGGGTTTCGAACTATCTAAGTCTATCGAGGACATTTGTGTTCTTCCCATTGTTCCTGGCCGGGTATTATATGAAAAAAGAAGTATTTTACTCTATGTTCACCGTTAGGAAAAGGTTGCTCGCCGCTTCCATCTTCCTTCTTGTTTTCGCGGGATTCTATCTATTTCCGGATATGCAATACCAATGGCTTTTAGGTTCGAAGCCATACGAAGCTATGGGAGTAGCATCTGTTTGGGCCATGTTTAAACGGCTTGGGATCTACGCATTAAGTTTTATTATGGTATTGAGTTTCTTTGCTTTTGTCCCGAGAAAGCAGTATTTCTTTACAACACTCGGAAAAAATACGCTGTATGTCTATCTTCTCCATGGTTTCTTTGTCAGGGTTTTCAGGGAAAGCGATATCGCCTCTTATTTTGACAGGACAGAACGGATTATTCTTCTTGCGGGAATTTCCCTCATAATTGTCTTTGCCCTTTCCAGCAGGCTGATTACATCCTTTACCCAGCCGCTGATTGAACTGAAGGCTTCCAGAACAAGAAAATTGCTGGACCGCTTGGCTGGAGGGCTCTCCCCTGGCCAGGAGAGAAATTAG
- a CDS encoding 2-oxoacid:acceptor oxidoreductase family protein: MSILPKRNDLGFFEIRLESIGGLGANLAGKMLAEAGVLGLGLNGSNFSSYGSEKKGSPVKSFIRFCDPEVEIRDHSPIEQPHIIGIFHEALYKMVDVVSGLDAEGIVLVNSARDFDGIKKDLKIEYGTLAIVDALTIAVEEKTKVNTAMLGALFRICDFLDPEAMRKVIRKTFEKKYPHLVEPNIRTFDRGYNEVTFKFYEAPVGAEGRTFTRPQPQLGYRTQEIGGVISAPANSILKDLSGSRQGFLPELRMEKCIHCASCDTVCPDFCFVWESGEDKRGRPQMFLKGIDYQYCKGCLKCVEACPTDALGDLREMIGFAEANRVKQNFPYAAGRN; encoded by the coding sequence ATGTCAATATTGCCAAAAAGAAATGACCTTGGTTTTTTTGAAATCCGCCTTGAATCCATCGGCGGGCTGGGGGCGAACCTAGCCGGAAAAATGCTTGCAGAAGCAGGGGTTCTTGGCCTCGGGCTGAATGGCTCGAATTTTTCATCATATGGTTCTGAAAAAAAGGGATCTCCGGTAAAGAGTTTTATCCGTTTCTGTGATCCGGAGGTGGAAATCAGGGACCACAGCCCGATTGAGCAGCCACATATTATCGGTATATTCCATGAAGCGTTATATAAAATGGTAGATGTTGTCAGTGGGCTTGATGCCGAGGGAATCGTCCTCGTTAATTCCGCGAGAGATTTCGATGGCATCAAAAAAGACCTCAAGATTGAATACGGTACTTTGGCCATTGTGGACGCCCTGACGATTGCTGTCGAGGAAAAGACGAAAGTAAATACCGCCATGTTGGGGGCACTGTTCCGGATTTGTGATTTCCTCGATCCGGAGGCGATGAGGAAAGTCATCAGGAAGACATTTGAGAAAAAGTATCCACACTTGGTCGAACCCAATATCAGAACATTTGACCGGGGATACAATGAAGTTACCTTTAAATTTTATGAGGCGCCTGTCGGGGCGGAAGGCAGGACATTCACAAGGCCGCAGCCGCAGCTTGGATACAGGACCCAGGAAATCGGCGGAGTCATATCTGCACCAGCAAACAGCATCCTGAAAGATTTGAGCGGCTCAAGGCAAGGCTTCCTGCCGGAATTAAGGATGGAAAAGTGCATTCACTGCGCCTCCTGTGATACTGTCTGCCCAGATTTCTGTTTCGTTTGGGAGTCCGGGGAGGACAAGCGTGGGCGTCCGCAAATGTTCCTTAAAGGAATCGATTACCAATACTGCAAAGGCTGCCTGAAATGCGTGGAAGCCTGTCCAACAGATGCACTTGGCGACCTGAGGGAAATGATTGGCTTTGCAGAAGCCAACAGGGTTAAACAAAACTTTCCTTATGCAGCGGGGAGGAACTGA
- a CDS encoding thiamine pyrophosphate-dependent enzyme: MAMLEKNLTETAKAEQLLTFESGNEMAAMAAAQINYHIMGYFPITPSTEVAQYLDMMKARGEHDIKLIPADGEHGSAGICYGAAATGARVFNATSANGLLYMIEQLPVQAGTRFPMVMNLVTRAVSGPLDIRGDHSDLYYALNTGWVILTARTPQAVYDMNIMALKIAEHSKVRLPVIVAYDGFFTSHQKRRVEYFKDRAAVQKFVGECPTDYHFARDPKKPVTIGAHMNGEDLMNNHFQQSEAIYAAGEVFREVAVEYAKLSGREYPVLDLYKMEDAEVALFLLNSAAESAKDVADRLRVKGIKAGVISPNIIRPFPAKEIREALKNVKAVLVGERADSYGAHGPNLTHEVKSALQEDKENETIVLSRVFGLGGKDFYADDAEAFFGMAMDAMAKGFADKPFDYYGIVAGNPEKMLKPVIGPQYGETYKSGLIDVKMDEESGKLKVKIPPLRALAAKPKRLGSGHGACPGCGIFPGLELFFKGIEGDIVVLYQTGCAYVTTTAYPYSSHKQTMIHNLFQNGAATLSGTVEAFFELQKRGEIEIADDVTFVMITGDGGMDIGMGSAIGTALRGHKLIIVEYDNEGYMNTGSQMSYSTPMGHMTSTTSVGKTQQGKSFHHKDTAQLMAAANIPYVFTGTEAFPQDLVKKGAKAQWYAQNVGTVYGKILIACPLNWKSEDRFGSTIMEAAVNSCFFPLYEIEQGKTTITYDPEARNKRIPASDWLKYMGKSKHLLKEENKEMLAAFETEIENRWQKLKAKHEHPML, from the coding sequence ATGGCCATGCTAGAAAAGAATTTAACAGAAACCGCGAAAGCGGAGCAGTTACTGACATTCGAATCAGGAAATGAAATGGCCGCGATGGCAGCGGCACAAATCAATTATCATATAATGGGATATTTTCCTATTACACCGTCCACTGAAGTCGCCCAATATCTCGATATGATGAAAGCCAGGGGAGAGCATGACATTAAATTGATTCCGGCAGATGGGGAGCACGGTTCTGCGGGAATCTGTTATGGAGCCGCGGCAACAGGCGCGAGGGTTTTCAACGCAACAAGCGCGAACGGCTTGCTGTATATGATCGAACAGCTGCCGGTACAGGCGGGAACAAGATTTCCAATGGTTATGAACCTTGTGACAAGGGCTGTCAGCGGCCCTCTTGATATCCGGGGGGACCATTCCGATTTGTACTACGCCTTGAATACCGGATGGGTCATCCTTACAGCAAGGACTCCCCAGGCAGTTTACGATATGAATATCATGGCGCTTAAGATAGCTGAACATTCAAAAGTGCGTCTGCCGGTCATTGTAGCCTACGACGGATTTTTCACTTCTCATCAAAAGCGGAGAGTCGAATATTTCAAGGACCGCGCCGCTGTCCAGAAATTTGTTGGCGAGTGCCCGACAGATTACCATTTTGCCAGGGATCCGAAAAAGCCTGTCACAATTGGCGCCCATATGAATGGCGAAGATTTGATGAACAATCACTTTCAGCAATCCGAAGCGATTTACGCAGCTGGTGAAGTATTCAGAGAAGTCGCCGTTGAATATGCGAAGCTATCCGGCAGGGAATACCCAGTGCTCGATCTTTATAAAATGGAAGACGCCGAAGTGGCCCTGTTCCTTTTAAATTCGGCAGCTGAGTCGGCAAAGGATGTAGCAGACAGGCTAAGAGTCAAAGGGATAAAAGCAGGCGTCATTTCACCAAACATCATCCGTCCGTTTCCGGCAAAGGAAATTCGTGAAGCCCTTAAAAATGTGAAAGCCGTGTTGGTTGGCGAAAGGGCCGATTCATATGGCGCGCATGGTCCAAACCTCACCCATGAAGTAAAATCTGCCCTCCAGGAAGATAAAGAAAACGAGACAATCGTCCTGAGCAGAGTCTTTGGTCTTGGGGGCAAGGATTTCTATGCCGATGATGCGGAAGCGTTCTTTGGAATGGCCATGGATGCAATGGCGAAAGGTTTCGCCGACAAGCCATTCGATTATTATGGCATTGTTGCCGGAAACCCGGAGAAAATGCTTAAGCCCGTCATTGGACCCCAGTACGGTGAGACATATAAATCAGGCTTGATTGATGTGAAAATGGATGAGGAAAGCGGAAAGCTGAAAGTGAAAATTCCTCCGCTCCGCGCGCTGGCAGCAAAGCCGAAACGCCTTGGGTCAGGCCATGGCGCATGCCCGGGCTGCGGAATATTCCCAGGGCTCGAGCTTTTCTTTAAAGGGATTGAAGGAGATATTGTCGTTCTTTATCAGACTGGCTGCGCCTATGTAACGACGACCGCTTATCCGTACAGCTCCCATAAACAAACGATGATCCATAACCTGTTCCAGAATGGGGCTGCGACCTTGTCAGGGACAGTCGAAGCATTCTTTGAGCTGCAAAAACGGGGTGAAATCGAGATTGCCGATGATGTCACCTTTGTCATGATTACTGGCGACGGCGGCATGGACATTGGCATGGGCTCCGCAATTGGAACGGCACTTAGGGGCCATAAGCTCATCATTGTCGAATATGATAATGAAGGCTATATGAATACTGGCTCACAGATGTCCTACTCGACGCCGATGGGACATATGACAAGCACAACGAGTGTCGGGAAAACCCAGCAGGGTAAGAGTTTCCACCATAAAGACACGGCGCAGCTGATGGCAGCGGCGAATATCCCATATGTGTTTACGGGTACGGAAGCATTCCCACAGGATTTAGTCAAAAAAGGCGCAAAAGCCCAGTGGTATGCCCAAAACGTCGGGACGGTCTACGGAAAAATACTGATCGCCTGTCCGCTGAATTGGAAATCCGAAGACAGGTTCGGAAGCACGATCATGGAAGCGGCTGTCAATTCCTGCTTCTTCCCGCTATATGAAATTGAGCAGGGGAAAACAACTATCACGTACGACCCTGAAGCGCGGAATAAAAGGATACCTGCCTCCGATTGGCTGAAATATATGGGCAAGTCGAAGCATCTTTTGAAAGAAGAAAATAAAGAAATGCTTGCCGCCTTTGAAACAGAAATTGAAAATCGCTGGCAAAAGCTGAAGGCGAAGCACGAACATCCAATGCTCTAA
- a CDS encoding DUF2087 domain-containing protein, with the protein MQLNKLVSFHKAMGDPTRIRILSLLAGGPLHGQAIAGKLGLTPPTITHHLKKLRDVHAVFERRDKNTVYFYLNEKVLEQHAKALVQIAIKMEGKGKMETMNEEKQKVISNFFTADGKLKNIPAQRKKKLFVFEHLVKGLEKGRKYEEKEINEFIKRYHDDYATIRREFIINHYMYRENGIYEMNPSEMWAKPE; encoded by the coding sequence ATGCAATTAAACAAGCTCGTTTCATTTCACAAAGCAATGGGTGACCCCACAAGGATCAGAATTCTCTCTCTCCTTGCTGGAGGTCCGCTTCATGGGCAGGCCATTGCCGGAAAGCTGGGGCTCACGCCGCCGACGATTACGCACCATTTAAAGAAACTAAGGGATGTCCATGCTGTTTTTGAAAGACGGGACAAGAACACAGTATATTTTTACCTCAATGAAAAGGTGCTCGAGCAGCATGCGAAAGCCCTTGTCCAAATAGCAATAAAAATGGAGGGGAAAGGGAAAATGGAAACTATGAACGAGGAAAAACAAAAAGTTATCAGCAATTTCTTTACAGCGGATGGAAAGCTGAAAAACATACCCGCCCAGCGTAAAAAGAAACTTTTTGTGTTTGAGCATCTCGTCAAAGGGTTGGAAAAGGGCCGGAAATATGAGGAAAAGGAAATCAATGAATTCATTAAAAGGTATCATGATGACTATGCCACGATTCGCCGGGAATTCATTATTAACCATTACATGTACAGAGAAAATGGTATATACGAAATGAACCCTTCTGAAATGTGGGCGAAACCGGAATAG
- a CDS encoding carbon-nitrogen family hydrolase, whose translation MRMKIAIAQMDIAYGKPGENYLKAEKLIKEAAESNPDCIVLPELWTTGFDLDRLDEIADDQAEQSIAFLEEKAAENKVNLIGGSVANRTGSGVENTLLVVSKDGSLVHKYSKLHLFQLMDEHHYITPGTGTANFGLEGRQFAGFVCYDIRFPEWQRKHAANGAEAIFVVAEWPLARLAHWRALLIARAIENQCYVIACNCVGSNPNNVFAGHSMIIDPWGEVIAEAGEGEEILTGEIDFEKVKEVRGIMPVFDDRRPEQY comes from the coding sequence ATGAGAATGAAAATTGCCATTGCTCAAATGGATATAGCATACGGAAAGCCGGGAGAGAATTACTTGAAGGCCGAAAAATTGATTAAGGAAGCCGCAGAGAGCAACCCGGACTGCATCGTACTTCCGGAGCTGTGGACGACTGGCTTTGACCTGGATAGGCTTGATGAAATCGCCGACGATCAAGCGGAGCAATCCATCGCCTTTCTTGAGGAGAAAGCGGCGGAGAATAAAGTCAATCTGATTGGCGGTTCAGTCGCAAACCGTACCGGCTCCGGTGTGGAAAATACTTTATTGGTCGTTTCCAAAGACGGGTCCCTAGTCCATAAGTATAGTAAATTACATCTTTTTCAGCTGATGGATGAACATCATTATATTACTCCGGGAACTGGTACAGCGAATTTTGGGCTTGAAGGGCGCCAGTTTGCAGGGTTTGTCTGTTATGATATCCGCTTCCCTGAATGGCAGAGGAAACATGCTGCAAATGGGGCTGAAGCCATTTTCGTTGTGGCCGAATGGCCTTTGGCCCGGCTTGCCCATTGGCGTGCTCTCCTTATCGCCAGGGCAATTGAAAACCAATGCTATGTTATCGCATGCAACTGTGTGGGGAGCAACCCGAATAACGTGTTCGCTGGACATTCTATGATTATCGATCCTTGGGGAGAAGTCATTGCGGAAGCCGGTGAAGGCGAGGAAATTCTCACCGGGGAAATCGACTTTGAGAAGGTGAAGGAAGTCAGAGGCATCATGCCCGTCTTTGATGACAGAAGGCCTGAACAATATTGA